In bacterium, the sequence CACCAGCTGGGCACCGATGGTGGCGCGGCGCAGTCCCGCCAGGAGCTGGTCGAGGTCGGGCTCCCTCTCCTCGAGGTAGAGCTCCATGATCTCCTCGTCCAACTCGGCCAGCTTCTCCAGCAGGTAGGCGCGCGCCTGTGCCGCCCGTTCCCGCAGCTCCGCCGGTATGGCGACGTTGTCGAAGCTCGCACCGAGATCCTCGGCGTGCGGGAACCGGGCGGTCATGGTCAACAGGTCGACCACGCCCCGGAACTTGTCCCCGCTGCCCACCGGCAACTGGATCGGCACCGCATTGGAGCCGAGCCTGTCCCGTATCATCCCCACGGCCCGGTCGAAATCGGCCCCCGCGCGGTCCATCTTGTTGATGAACGCCAGACGCGGGACCCGGTACTTGTCGGCCTGCCGCCAGACGGTCTCCGACTGGGGCTCGACCCCACCCACCGCGCAGAACACCGCGATGGCACCGTCCAGTACCCTCAGGCTGCGCTCCACCTCCACGGTGAAGTCCACGTGGCCCGGGGTGTCGATGATGTTGACGCGGTGGTCGCGCCAGAAGCAGGTGGTCGCGGCGGCCGTGATGGTGATGCCGCGTTCTCGTTCCTGCTCCATGAAGTCCATCTGGGCCGAGCCCTCGTGGACCTCGCCGGGAATGTGCACCCGTCCCGTATAGTAGAGAATCCGCTCGGTCGTCGTCGTCTTACCGGCATCGATGTGGGCCATGATGCCGATGTTGCGGATCATCTCCAGTTCTACGCGGCGTGCCACTTTCACTCCGTCGTCGCCCGGATCACAGGCTCCCGACGCGCACAGTCGTCCCCTTCGGACCTGTCCGTCGCCTTTGCCACTGCCCCGCCGTCCGCGGGGCGCCACGGGCTATTCGAATGTTGCCATCATCCTTTTCGTCAGCGCTCTGCGTGCTCGAACGAGAGGGACCTTTACCAACGGCAGTGGGCGAACGCCTTGTTCGCATCAGCCATACGGTGTGTGTCTTCGCGCTTCTTGATAGACGGTCCATCGTTCTTGCTGGCCAGAACCAGTTCGGCAGCCAGCCTCTCGGCGAAAGTATGCTCCGGACGCTGCCGGGCGAATCCTATGACCCAATGCATGGCGAGCATCTGTCGACGCTCCGGACGCACCTCGACGGGCACCTGGTAGGTGGCGCCGCCGATGCGTCGGGACTTGACCTCGAGGCTGGGCTTGACGTTGTTCAGGGCGGTGCGGAAAACCTCGATGCCCTCCTGCCCCGTCTTCTCCTTGATGATATCGAAAGCGTCGTAGATCATCCGCTCCGACACGCTACGCTTGCCGTCGTGCATGACGTAGTTGATGAACTTCGTCACCACGTGATCGCCGAAGCGGTGGTCGGGGGTGATCGGTCGCCTTTCGGGTCGTCTCCGCCTGGCCATGCTCTATCTCTCCTTGCGGGGTGACATTCCCCCCGCTCCGTGAACCCTGATGAGACCTCTTACCTCGGACGCTTGGCTCCGTACTTGGAACGGGCCTGGCGACGGGCATCCACGCTCGAGGCGTCCTGCGTTCCGCGCACGATGTGATACCGCACGCCGGGGAGATCCTTCACGCGGCCTCCGCGCACCAGCACGATGCTGTGCTCCTGCAGGTTGTGCCCCTCGCCGCCGATGTAGGCCGTGACCTCTATCCCGTTGGTCAGCCGCACGCGGGCGATCTTGCGCAGCGCCGAGTTGGGCTTCTTGGGCGTCTGGGTGTAGACGCGCGTGCAAACTCCCTTGCGCTGCGGGCATCCCTGCAGGGCCGGGCTCTTGCTCTTGGGTTTGATCTCCTTGCGGCCCTTGCGCACAAGCTGATTCAGAGTCGGCAATTTCGTCTCTCCTGATCTGACCTGCCCGGCGAAAAACCGGGCAAAAACAGCGCCGGCGGGCACACCATGGCATCCGGCACAGAAGCGAAAGGGTATAACCCGGACAGGCAAATGTCAAGTCCCGGTAAGACTTTTTCCTGTCCGGTCCCGGTTCCGTCCGGCGTACCGATCCATCTCGCGGGGGAAGATCAGCCCGCCGCGATCTCGGAAGCCTCTCCGTCGGCTTCCTCGCCCGCCAATTCGGCCTGCTGCGCCGCCAGTTCCATGGCCGCATAGGCTTCCTGGATCCGGATATCCTCGCTGTCGAGGTCCGGGTCCTCCACGGCCAGGGACTTGTACTTGCTCAGTCCCGTGCCGGCGGAGATCAGGTGGCCCATGATGACGTTCTCCTTGAGACTGCGCAGCTCGTCGCGCTTGCTGCGCGTGGCGGCGTCGGTGAGCACCCGGGTGGTCTCCTGGAAGCTCGCGGCGCTGATGAAGCTGTCCGTGCTCAGGCTGGCCTTGGTGATGCCGAGCAGCAGCGGCTCGGAGGTGGCCGGTTCCAGCAGCGGCTCGCCCTTCTTGCGCAGTTCCTTGTTGCGGAGCACGATCTCCGCGTTGGCGTCCTCGATCTCCTGGCGCGGCACCTGCATGTCCTCGAGGTACTCCGTATCGCCGGAGGACTTGATCAACACCTTCTGCAACATGCGGGAGACCACGACCTCGATGTGCTTGTCGTTGATCTTCACGCCCTGCAGGCGGTAGACCTCCTGGATGGCGTTCACGAGGTACGACTGCACCTCCTTGACGCCCTTGACCGCCAGGATGTCCATGGGGTTGATGGGACCCTCGGTCAGACGGTCACCCGCGATCACGCGCTCACCCTCGTAGGTCCGGATGTGCTTGCCGTGCGGGATCAGGTACTCCTTCTCCTGGCCGCCGTCACCCTGGATCATGAGCCGCCGCAACCCGCGCGTGGTGCCCATGAACTGCACCACGCCGTCGATCTCCGTCACGACGGCGGCGTCGCGCGGCTTGCGGGCCTCGAAGAGTTCGGCCACGCGCGGCAGGCCGCCCGTGATGTCGCCGGTCTGCGAGACTTCGCGGGGAATCTTGACCAGCTTGTCGCCTACGCGCACCTCCTTGCCGTCGTCGGTGAGCAGGAAGGCGCCGGTGGGCAGGATGTACTCGGCCAGCTTCCGGCCGGTCTTGGCCGAGACGATGCGGATCGCCGGATGGAGGGATTTGTCCGCGGACTCCTTGATCACCGGCTGCTTCATCCGAGTCTTCTCGTCGAGCTCCACGGACAGCGAGACGCCGTCGATGATGTCCGCGTACTGCACCAGGCCGACCTTCTCCGACAGGATGAAATCGGAGTAGGGGTCCCACTCGAAGATGGGATCGCCCTGCTTGACCTTCTGGTTGTCCTTGACCAGCAGCCGGGCGCCGTAGGGCAGGTTCATGTGGCTGCGCGTGATGCCCGAATCGAGCACCAGGTTGATCTCGCCCTTGCGGCTGATCGCCACGCGGCCGCCATCGTTGTCGGTGACAAGTTCGCAGTTGTTGAAGACCACCTTGCCGTTGGCGGCCGCCGACTTGACGTTCTGTTCGGCGATGCGGCTCGCCGTGCCGCCGATATGGAACGTCCGCAGCGTCAGCTGTGTGCCGGGCTCGCCGATCGACTGGGCGGCCATCACGCCGACCGGTTCCCCGATATCCACCAGCTGATCCTCGGCCAGGTTGTAGCCGTAGCAGAGGGCGCAGACACCGCGCTTGGAGCGGCAGGTGAGGATCGAGCGGATCTTGAGGGTCTCGACGCCGGCCTCCTCGATGTTCTCGGCCAGATCGCCATCGATGATCTCACCCGCCTCGCAGATGAAATCCCCCTTCTCGTCTATGACGTCCTCCGCGGCCGTCCGGCCGATGATGCGGTCGCGCAGGGGCTCGATGGTCTTCTCGCCCTCCTTCAGGGCGGCGATCTCGAGACCCATCAGGGTGCCACAGTCGTGTTCCGTGATCACGATGTCCTGGGACACGTCGACCAGGCGGCGCGTCAGGTAACCGGCGTCCGCCGTCTTCAGCGCCGTATCAGCCAGACCCTTGCGCGCGCCGTGCGTCGAGATGAAGTACTCGAGCACGGACAGGCCCTCGCGGAAGTTGGAGAGGATCGGCTGCTCGATGATCTCGCCGAAACCGCCGGTGACCTTCTTCTGGGGCTTGGCCATCAGGCCACGCATGCCCGCCAGCTGCTTGATCTGGTCGGCGGAGCCCCGGGCGCCCGAGGCGTTCATCATGTACACGGGGTTGAAGCCCTGATCGTCGTGGGAGAGATTGTCGAACATGCGGTCGCGCACCTCGTCCGACACCTGGGTCCAGAGGTCGATCACCTTGTTGTAGCGCTCTCGGTTGGTGATGATGCCCTTGCGATGCTGGGTGACGATCTCATCGACCTTCTTCTGGGCCGCGGCGATGATCTTCTGCTTCTCCGCCGGTATCAGGATGTCGTCGATGCCGATGGTGATGCCGGCTTCGGTGGCGTGATGGAAGCCCAGCTCCTTGAGCCGGTCCAGGAACTGCATGCAGCCCGTGGTGCCGTGCTTGGTGTGCACCACTCCCACGAGCTTGGCCAGGGCCTTCTTGTTGTAGGGCTGGTTGGCGTAAGGCAGGCCCTCGGGCATGATCTGGTTGAAGAGCAGCCTCCCGACGGTGGTCTCGCGCAGTTCCCGCGCACCGCTATCCTGGTCCGTGAAGCGCACCTTGACCAGGGCGTGCTTGTCCACCAGGCCGGCGCGGAAGGCGGCCTCGGCATCGGCCGGATCGGCGAAGACCTTGCCCTCGCCCTTGGCGCCGGGGCGTTCGAGGGTGAGGTAGTAGCATCCCAGCACCATGTCCTGCGAGGGCGTGGCGATCGGCGAACCGCTGGCGGGCGACAGGATGTTGTTGGGCGAAAGCATGAGCAGGCGCGCCTCGAGCTGGGCCTCGTAGCCCAGAGGGACGTGCACGGCCATCTGGTCGCCGTCGAAGTCCGCGTTGAAGGCGGTGCAGACCAGCGGGTGGATGCGGATGGCCTTGCCTTCCACGAGCACCGGCTCGAAGGCCTGGATGCCCAGGCGGTGCAGGGTCGGCGCGCGGTTAAGCAGCACCGGGTGGTCCTTGATGATCTCCTCGAGGATGTCCCAGACTTCCGGGCGCTCCTGCTCCACGAGCTTCTTGGCGCTCTTGACGGTCTGGACGTACCCCTCCTCTTCCAGCTTGCGGATGATGAAGGGCTTGAACAACTCCAGCGCCATGGTCTTGGGCAGACCGCACTGGTAGAGCTTCAGCTCGGGACCGACCACGATGACCGATCGGCCGGAGTAGTCCACGCGCTTGCCCAGCAGGTTCTGGCGGAAGCGGCCCTTCTTGCCCTTGAGCATGTCGCTCAGGGATTTCAGGGGCCGGTTGCCCTGCCCCTTCACGGCGCGCGAGCGGCGGCCGTTGTCGAACAGGGCGTCCACGGCCTCCTGCAGCATCCGCTTCTCGTTGCGCAGGATGACGCCGGGGGCCTTGATCTCGATCAGCTTCTTGAGCCGGTTGTTGCGGTTGATGACGCGGCGGTAGAGGTCGTTCAGGTCGCTGGTGGCGAAGCGGCCGCCGTCCAGGGGGACCAGCGGGCGCAGGTCGGGAGGCAGCACCGGCAGGCAGTCGAGGATCATCCACTCGGGTCGGTTGTTCGACTGGCGGAAGGCCTCGACGATCTTCAGTCGCTTGAGCACGGCCTTCTTGCGCTGGACCGAGGTCTCGGTCTTGGCCTGGGTGCGCAGCTCCTGGCTGAGGTCGTTCAGGTGGAGGGCGCTCAGGAGCGTGCGGATCGCTTCGGCGCCCATCTCCAGCTCGGACTCCCAATCGGGGTGCTCCTCCTTGAGATCCCACCACTCCTCCTCGCTGACGATGTCGCCCTGCTGAAGGTCGGTGTTGCCCGGGTTCATGACCACGTAGGACTCGTAGTAGAGTACGCGCTCGAGATCCTTGAGCTTCATGTTGAGCATGTGCCCGATGCGGCTCGGCAGGCCCTTGAAGAACCAGATGTGCGCTATGGGCACGGCCAGCTCGATGTGGCCGAGCCGCTCGCGTCGTACCTTGCTCTGGGTCACCTCGACGCCGCACTTGTCGCAGACGATGCCGCGGAATCGTATGCGTTTGTACTTGCCGCAGTTGCACTCCCAGTCCTTCACGGGCCCGAAGATGCGCTCGCAGAAGAGTCCGTCCTTTTCGGGCTTGAAGGTCCGGTAGTTGATCGTCTCCGGCTTGGTGACCTCGCCGTAGCTCCAGTCGCGG encodes:
- the rpsG gene encoding 30S ribosomal protein S7; this translates as MARRRRPERRPITPDHRFGDHVVTKFINYVMHDGKRSVSERMIYDAFDIIKEKTGQEGIEVFRTALNNVKPSLEVKSRRIGGATYQVPVEVRPERRQMLAMHWVIGFARQRPEHTFAERLAAELVLASKNDGPSIKKREDTHRMADANKAFAHCRW
- the rpsL gene encoding 30S ribosomal protein S12 is translated as MPTLNQLVRKGRKEIKPKSKSPALQGCPQRKGVCTRVYTQTPKKPNSALRKIARVRLTNGIEVTAYIGGEGHNLQEHSIVLVRGGRVKDLPGVRYHIVRGTQDASSVDARRQARSKYGAKRPR
- the rpoC gene encoding DNA-directed RNA polymerase subunit beta' → MLGLKTSDDPKRTIEHNSIVIQLASPDTIRDWSYGEVTKPETINYRTFKPEKDGLFCERIFGPVKDWECNCGKYKRIRFRGIVCDKCGVEVTQSKVRRERLGHIELAVPIAHIWFFKGLPSRIGHMLNMKLKDLERVLYYESYVVMNPGNTDLQQGDIVSEEEWWDLKEEHPDWESELEMGAEAIRTLLSALHLNDLSQELRTQAKTETSVQRKKAVLKRLKIVEAFRQSNNRPEWMILDCLPVLPPDLRPLVPLDGGRFATSDLNDLYRRVINRNNRLKKLIEIKAPGVILRNEKRMLQEAVDALFDNGRRSRAVKGQGNRPLKSLSDMLKGKKGRFRQNLLGKRVDYSGRSVIVVGPELKLYQCGLPKTMALELFKPFIIRKLEEEGYVQTVKSAKKLVEQERPEVWDILEEIIKDHPVLLNRAPTLHRLGIQAFEPVLVEGKAIRIHPLVCTAFNADFDGDQMAVHVPLGYEAQLEARLLMLSPNNILSPASGSPIATPSQDMVLGCYYLTLERPGAKGEGKVFADPADAEAAFRAGLVDKHALVKVRFTDQDSGARELRETTVGRLLFNQIMPEGLPYANQPYNKKALAKLVGVVHTKHGTTGCMQFLDRLKELGFHHATEAGITIGIDDILIPAEKQKIIAAAQKKVDEIVTQHRKGIITNRERYNKVIDLWTQVSDEVRDRMFDNLSHDDQGFNPVYMMNASGARGSADQIKQLAGMRGLMAKPQKKVTGGFGEIIEQPILSNFREGLSVLEYFISTHGARKGLADTALKTADAGYLTRRLVDVSQDIVITEHDCGTLMGLEIAALKEGEKTIEPLRDRIIGRTAAEDVIDEKGDFICEAGEIIDGDLAENIEEAGVETLKIRSILTCRSKRGVCALCYGYNLAEDQLVDIGEPVGVMAAQSIGEPGTQLTLRTFHIGGTASRIAEQNVKSAAANGKVVFNNCELVTDNDGGRVAISRKGEINLVLDSGITRSHMNLPYGARLLVKDNQKVKQGDPIFEWDPYSDFILSEKVGLVQYADIIDGVSLSVELDEKTRMKQPVIKESADKSLHPAIRIVSAKTGRKLAEYILPTGAFLLTDDGKEVRVGDKLVKIPREVSQTGDITGGLPRVAELFEARKPRDAAVVTEIDGVVQFMGTTRGLRRLMIQGDGGQEKEYLIPHGKHIRTYEGERVIAGDRLTEGPINPMDILAVKGVKEVQSYLVNAIQEVYRLQGVKINDKHIEVVVSRMLQKVLIKSSGDTEYLEDMQVPRQEIEDANAEIVLRNKELRKKGEPLLEPATSEPLLLGITKASLSTDSFISAASFQETTRVLTDAATRSKRDELRSLKENVIMGHLISAGTGLSKYKSLAVEDPDLDSEDIRIQEAYAAMELAAQQAELAGEEADGEASEIAAG